A genomic stretch from Glaciecola nitratireducens FR1064 includes:
- a CDS encoding AbgT family transporter, which produces MSSRNSPSNPSSKQPQDVSQSGWFSRFLATVEWLGNLLPHPITLFALLAVFIVLLSGMLGYFDVSVADPRPVGSKGREVDGMIEVISLLDAEGLRRIVTGLVTNFTGFAPLGTVLVALLGVSLAEHSGLLSTIMRSMVMNASDRMVTVVVVFAGVVSNTASELGYVVMIPLAAMIFHSLGRHPLAGLAAAFAGVSAGYSANILIGTVDPLLAGFTESSARIIDPDYTVSAEVNWYFMIVSTFAVAAMGAFVTEKIVEPRLGKYNPDDASIDLGKQQLDSPTALEIKGMKWAGFSFFILLGILALTVVPADGILRNQETGLVKGSPFLKGIVVYIFVTFAIPGFVYGKIVGTMKNDRDVIDAMSKSMSSMGLYIVLVFFAAQFVAFFKWTNLGTVLAVKGAAMLQATGLDGPEVFVLFILMCGLVNLSLGSASAQWAITAPIFVPMLMLIGYSPEVIQAAYRIGDSVTNVITPMMSYFGLILAIGVRYKKDLGIGTLIATMLPYTLVFMVGWTLLFYLWVFAFGLPVGPGAPTYYTP; this is translated from the coding sequence TTGAGCAGCAGGAATTCACCTTCAAACCCATCATCTAAACAACCGCAAGATGTATCGCAGTCCGGTTGGTTTTCACGATTTTTAGCGACAGTAGAGTGGTTGGGTAACCTACTGCCTCACCCAATCACCTTATTTGCTTTGCTTGCCGTGTTCATTGTCTTATTGAGCGGCATGTTAGGTTACTTCGATGTTAGCGTTGCCGACCCTCGACCTGTTGGGAGTAAGGGACGAGAAGTGGACGGTATGATTGAAGTTATTTCACTTCTCGACGCTGAGGGTTTGCGTCGAATCGTCACGGGTTTAGTCACTAACTTCACAGGCTTTGCACCACTCGGAACAGTACTAGTCGCGTTGCTCGGTGTGTCACTTGCTGAGCACTCAGGATTACTCAGTACCATAATGCGCTCTATGGTAATGAATGCCTCTGACCGCATGGTAACCGTAGTCGTTGTTTTTGCAGGTGTTGTTTCCAATACTGCTTCTGAGTTGGGATATGTAGTGATGATCCCGCTAGCAGCAATGATATTCCATTCATTAGGTCGTCACCCTCTAGCCGGCCTAGCGGCTGCATTTGCTGGCGTTTCTGCTGGATATAGTGCGAACATTCTGATTGGTACGGTTGATCCATTGCTAGCTGGGTTTACTGAAAGTTCAGCTCGTATTATTGATCCCGATTATACGGTGAGTGCTGAAGTGAACTGGTACTTTATGATAGTCAGTACTTTTGCCGTTGCAGCGATGGGCGCATTTGTTACTGAAAAGATAGTGGAACCGAGGCTCGGTAAATACAATCCAGACGATGCTTCAATAGATCTAGGCAAACAGCAATTGGATAGTCCGACAGCACTGGAAATCAAGGGAATGAAGTGGGCTGGATTCAGCTTCTTTATTTTGCTTGGTATTTTAGCCCTAACGGTCGTGCCCGCGGACGGTATTTTACGAAACCAAGAAACAGGGCTAGTGAAAGGATCACCTTTTCTAAAAGGCATTGTGGTTTATATCTTCGTCACTTTTGCAATTCCTGGTTTTGTTTACGGGAAGATAGTTGGGACGATGAAGAACGATCGGGACGTCATTGACGCTATGTCGAAAAGCATGAGCTCAATGGGTTTGTATATTGTGCTAGTGTTTTTTGCTGCACAATTTGTTGCATTTTTCAAATGGACTAATTTAGGAACGGTGCTGGCTGTTAAAGGGGCAGCCATGCTGCAAGCCACTGGTTTAGATGGACCTGAAGTGTTTGTTTTATTTATTCTAATGTGTGGTTTGGTTAATTTGTCCTTGGGCAGCGCGTCGGCTCAGTGGGCAATTACCGCCCCTATCTTTGTGCCGATGTTGATGCTGATTGGATATTCTCCTGAAGTGATCCAAGCAGCTTATCGAATTGGTGATTCAGTCACTAATGTCATTACACCCATGATGAGTTATTTTGGGCTGATTTTAGCAATTGGTGTGCGCTATAAAAAAGATTTGGGAATTGGTACCCTTATAGCAACAATGTTGCCCTATACTCTCGTATTCATGGTCGGTTGGACCTTATTGTTTTATTTATGGGTGTTTGCATTTGGCTTGCCAGTTGGGCCAGGCGCACCAACTTATTACACACCTTAA
- a CDS encoding OmpA family protein: MQDKTGFQQDVDNSNVEDSQLETLRRILIGKEVDKAAAEIRAESREMVSDVLSEALHDREKKDGSVQRIIQPIIAKSVEKSLISQRKDFIDYLYPLVGSLVRKAVSVFFTDFIEKTNEIIENSITAKGIKWRINAWRSGISFSEYVASQTFVFKVEQVFLIHKDTGNLLKSVVADNFNEEDADLVSAMLTAINDFVADSFNRSDDRTEQHLDTVKTDDFTLLVRQGPQAILVAAVSGNISRKATSQLQITLEEIQRIYLTDFKEYTGDSKPFETADALLQDCLLSEVRDEHQKTSKKPIFGWLLVVVMLGIIAWYSFAWWSASQTINKINKLEQPPGVLIQKLVADGRYDIKLYALRDPAAQEIGEWLSQNSIEQKYINIAETPFISIDKKLITQKISTIVDEYDTIDIDTQSMALAGNLQLNDYQILKARIDRIPGAEFFKIDSQAIEFIDNEIDLSENNAVNEQIFIRLVGEISSIQIGFDVGETALSPEQSTGLDKVSEHYNNIERLAKKLNRSTNLVIVGASDSTGERGFNQRLSGQRSLVVREALIARGLKPEHVFSVGIGEIELPGNIKTTRKVLFNVMFAELND; this comes from the coding sequence ATGCAAGACAAGACGGGTTTTCAACAGGACGTGGATAATTCGAATGTCGAAGACTCTCAATTAGAGACCCTTCGCAGAATTCTCATTGGCAAAGAAGTAGATAAAGCAGCGGCAGAAATTCGGGCCGAATCACGAGAAATGGTTTCCGACGTTTTATCTGAAGCGTTACATGATCGTGAAAAGAAAGATGGCTCAGTACAACGTATTATCCAACCTATCATTGCGAAATCAGTCGAAAAGTCGCTGATTAGCCAACGCAAAGACTTCATCGATTATTTGTACCCACTCGTCGGTAGTTTAGTGCGCAAAGCCGTTTCCGTGTTTTTTACTGACTTCATCGAAAAAACTAACGAAATTATTGAAAATAGCATTACGGCAAAAGGCATAAAATGGCGTATTAATGCTTGGCGTTCAGGTATCTCTTTTTCAGAATATGTTGCATCGCAAACATTTGTTTTTAAAGTTGAACAAGTATTTTTAATACATAAAGACACTGGCAACTTATTAAAATCTGTCGTTGCTGATAACTTCAACGAGGAAGATGCTGACTTGGTTTCGGCAATGTTAACTGCTATCAATGATTTCGTTGCGGACTCTTTTAATCGCTCCGATGATCGAACCGAACAGCACCTAGATACAGTCAAAACTGATGACTTTACCTTGTTGGTCCGCCAAGGCCCTCAAGCGATACTAGTGGCAGCTGTTAGCGGCAATATTTCGAGAAAGGCAACAAGCCAGCTTCAAATAACACTAGAAGAAATACAGCGTATTTACCTTACTGATTTTAAAGAATATACAGGCGACAGCAAACCATTCGAAACCGCCGACGCATTATTGCAAGATTGTCTTCTATCCGAGGTAAGAGATGAGCACCAAAAAACATCCAAAAAGCCTATCTTTGGCTGGCTACTTGTTGTTGTCATGTTGGGTATTATAGCTTGGTATTCATTTGCTTGGTGGAGTGCTTCACAAACCATCAATAAAATAAATAAGCTAGAACAACCACCAGGAGTGCTTATTCAAAAGCTAGTAGCCGATGGCCGATATGATATTAAACTTTACGCACTGAGAGACCCGGCAGCTCAGGAAATTGGAGAATGGTTGTCACAAAATAGTATTGAACAGAAATATATCAATATTGCTGAAACGCCCTTCATTTCAATAGACAAGAAGCTTATTACGCAAAAAATATCAACAATTGTGGATGAATACGACACAATCGATATTGATACTCAATCGATGGCATTAGCAGGTAATCTACAACTGAACGATTACCAAATATTAAAAGCGAGAATTGACCGTATTCCTGGTGCTGAGTTCTTTAAAATCGATAGCCAAGCGATAGAATTCATAGATAATGAAATAGACTTATCAGAGAATAACGCGGTAAACGAGCAGATATTCATTCGCTTAGTAGGTGAAATAAGCAGTATACAAATTGGCTTTGATGTTGGTGAAACAGCCTTATCCCCGGAACAAAGCACTGGCTTAGACAAAGTAAGTGAGCATTATAATAATATTGAGCGGCTGGCCAAAAAGTTAAACCGTAGTACCAACTTAGTGATAGTTGGTGCCAGTGATAGCACCGGCGAGCGTGGTTTTAATCAGCGACTCAGCGGTCAAAGATCTCTTGTCGTTCGGGAGGCCCTGATTGCACGAGGATTAAAACCTGAACATGTCTTTTCAGTTGGAATAGGCGAAATTGAATTACCGGGCAACATAAAAACAACTCGAAAAGTGTTGTTTAATGTTATGTTTGCAGAACTAAACGATTGA
- a CDS encoding Rab family GTPase, with product MLQKKICVLGPTGVGKTSLIKQFVEGIFSEKYLTSIGVKIDKKIIDSTFTPIQLMIWDLEGIDKYCGFNPRYLRGAAAYIIVMDQTRSASFVEAIEIFKEAQKHSDSPAFLVINKQDLPTAISWEQNDVESVSALFKGHFLTSAKTGSQVEEMFRFLAKTIMD from the coding sequence ATGTTACAGAAGAAGATTTGTGTACTTGGTCCAACCGGCGTTGGAAAAACAAGTCTTATTAAACAATTTGTCGAAGGTATATTTTCCGAAAAATACCTGACTAGTATCGGTGTAAAGATCGATAAGAAGATTATTGACTCAACTTTTACTCCGATTCAGTTAATGATTTGGGATTTAGAAGGTATTGATAAATACTGCGGATTCAATCCCCGATACTTACGTGGTGCTGCTGCCTATATAATTGTGATGGATCAGACTCGTAGCGCCTCTTTCGTTGAAGCAATTGAAATATTTAAAGAAGCGCAAAAACATTCAGACTCTCCAGCATTTCTAGTCATCAATAAACAGGATTTACCAACTGCTATCAGTTGGGAACAAAACGACGTCGAGTCAGTTTCCGCGTTGTTTAAAGGGCACTTTCTTACAAGCGCAAAAACGGGTAGCCAAGTAGAAGAAATGTTTAGGTTTTTAGCAAAAACAATAATGGACTAA
- a CDS encoding putative bifunctional diguanylate cyclase/phosphodiesterase yields the protein MQPSLIQALGIIDCAVFKLRSGSVFEVVQSTPSWVSKLVPSINNGDNVDLAEVSLFLTDFLIDAHEFWKLHSSGQVHSGIWTEALQDDDNLHLEAIAASAGPDQYLVINNVNDAYVRQQETLQVARELLISNDRVIEKHDYMHERLRSVLMQQHLGAEGSLPIREAIQYASIGVVITDIEFHISESNPSSYKIFEMEVGLSDQSPIDVILNLLNKQFPEKDRIFETQSGWTGELYWHLPPNYHKWIQLGIHPVKDENGNLCNWIFTTSDVTRVKYLLQTNEDLSLHDALTKLPNRQYFWQTLDQTIASQTPFYVIYLDISNFKNINELYGHLTGDQLLTQVAQRLRNLVPERDFIARIGADEFAIVHFAKDNVSKPDFKTYLDDTIKLTQELSAASNEPYYTNKDRRCELPLKIGVSTYPSDAGTVEELMKYADLALHHAKQTGTDPIQFYSLDLKIASERRLMLEEALRHAIEKEQFELYVQPIYDLRTNTIVKAEALLRWHISDDEMISPDIFIPIAEQSGQIVAIGRWVISSVCELLAQMSKQNLSVPLSLNLSPRQISDRHLFDFINNAVIKNKVSPDLLELEITEGVLVDNHEKVRKLLQELREMGVTVAIDDFGTGYSSLSYLKYLPIDSLKIDQSFVFDLGYNSDDQAIVLAVIAMAKSLKLGVVAEGIETQQQKDFLEQHDCIIGQGFLLSRPLTIYNFIKLVEQNYREIRG from the coding sequence ATGCAACCTTCACTCATTCAAGCTTTAGGCATAATTGATTGTGCGGTATTCAAACTTCGCAGTGGCAGTGTTTTTGAAGTAGTGCAGTCAACGCCTAGCTGGGTCAGCAAACTTGTTCCTTCAATTAATAACGGTGATAACGTCGACTTAGCTGAAGTTAGTCTTTTTCTCACCGACTTTTTGATTGATGCACATGAGTTTTGGAAGCTGCATTCATCAGGTCAAGTGCACAGCGGGATTTGGACCGAGGCCCTTCAGGATGACGACAATCTGCACCTTGAAGCAATAGCCGCGAGTGCAGGACCAGATCAATATCTTGTTATTAATAACGTAAATGATGCATATGTCCGGCAGCAGGAAACCCTCCAGGTAGCTCGTGAATTACTGATATCCAATGATCGCGTCATTGAAAAGCATGACTATATGCATGAGAGACTGCGTTCAGTGCTGATGCAACAGCATTTAGGCGCAGAAGGTAGCTTGCCTATTAGAGAGGCTATACAGTATGCATCAATAGGCGTAGTTATTACCGATATCGAATTCCATATTTCAGAGTCAAATCCAAGCTCTTACAAAATATTCGAAATGGAAGTGGGCCTATCAGACCAATCACCGATTGACGTCATATTAAATCTGCTAAATAAACAGTTCCCAGAAAAAGACCGTATTTTTGAAACACAATCAGGCTGGACCGGAGAACTATATTGGCATCTTCCCCCCAATTATCATAAGTGGATACAGTTAGGCATTCATCCAGTCAAAGATGAAAACGGTAATCTCTGTAATTGGATATTTACCACCAGTGATGTCACCAGAGTTAAATATTTGCTGCAAACTAATGAAGATTTGTCGCTGCACGATGCGCTCACCAAGCTGCCCAATAGACAGTATTTTTGGCAAACGCTAGACCAGACGATTGCTAGCCAAACACCTTTTTACGTCATTTATTTAGACATCAGCAATTTCAAAAATATCAACGAACTTTATGGTCACTTAACAGGTGACCAGTTGCTTACTCAGGTTGCCCAAAGGTTACGAAATCTTGTTCCTGAACGAGATTTTATCGCTCGAATTGGCGCTGATGAATTCGCCATAGTGCACTTTGCAAAAGACAATGTTAGCAAACCCGATTTTAAGACTTATTTAGATGACACCATTAAGTTAACTCAGGAATTAAGCGCCGCCTCAAACGAACCCTATTACACCAATAAAGACCGTCGCTGTGAGCTTCCCTTGAAAATTGGAGTGTCAACCTATCCGAGTGATGCAGGGACCGTTGAAGAACTGATGAAATACGCTGATTTAGCTTTACACCATGCCAAGCAAACTGGCACAGACCCAATTCAATTCTACTCCTTAGATTTAAAAATCGCGTCTGAAAGAAGATTGATGCTTGAAGAAGCACTTCGTCATGCAATAGAGAAAGAGCAATTTGAGCTGTATGTGCAGCCTATTTATGATTTACGTACAAATACGATAGTTAAAGCGGAAGCTTTACTCAGGTGGCACATTAGCGATGATGAAATGATTAGTCCTGACATATTTATTCCGATTGCGGAACAGAGTGGACAAATTGTGGCAATAGGAAGATGGGTTATTAGCAGTGTTTGTGAGCTACTAGCTCAAATGTCTAAGCAAAATCTCTCAGTGCCACTATCGCTGAACTTGTCACCTCGTCAGATCTCAGATCGTCATTTATTCGACTTCATTAATAACGCCGTAATTAAAAACAAAGTATCACCCGATTTGCTTGAATTAGAAATTACCGAAGGTGTCTTAGTCGATAATCATGAGAAAGTACGAAAGCTTCTGCAAGAGCTACGCGAAATGGGTGTAACTGTAGCAATCGATGACTTTGGAACAGGTTATAGTTCGTTAAGTTATCTAAAATATTTGCCAATAGATTCGCTTAAGATTGATCAGTCCTTTGTTTTTGATCTTGGCTACAACTCAGACGACCAAGCCATCGTTTTAGCGGTTATCGCTATGGCTAAAAGCTTAAAATTAGGTGTAGTAGCTGAAGGTATTGAAACTCAGCAACAAAAAGACTTTCTCGAACAACATGACTGCATTATAGGACAAGGGTTCTTATTGAGCAGACCCCTAACTATTTATAATTTCATTAAGTTGGTTGAGCAGAATTACCGTGAGATAAGAGGTTAA
- the hflC gene encoding protease modulator HflC: MKNLLAIVIIVLLAIGYGSIFVVKEGTRSIVVRFGKVVQDDEGKTQVYAPGLHLKLAVFDTVKILDARIQTLDEQADRFVTIEKEDLIVDSYVKWRIEDFERYYLSTGGDRFQAESLLKQKVNNGLRSEFGSRTIQQIVSGERSELMDGAMEQASGSSDELGIKIVDVRVKQINLPTEISESIFNRMRSERAAAAREYRSEGKEQGEIIRANIDAKVTIMLADAERNARQLRGEGAALSAKIYADTFSKDPEFYSFLRSMDAYRNSFNSKQDVIVLEPDSEFFNYLNSQSGKKK, translated from the coding sequence ATGAAGAATTTATTAGCGATAGTAATAATTGTCCTGTTAGCCATCGGTTATGGTTCTATTTTCGTAGTTAAGGAAGGCACTCGCTCTATCGTTGTTCGTTTCGGTAAAGTTGTTCAAGATGATGAAGGCAAAACGCAAGTTTATGCACCGGGTCTGCACCTTAAATTGGCTGTTTTCGATACGGTAAAGATATTGGACGCTCGCATTCAAACTTTGGATGAGCAAGCCGATCGTTTCGTTACAATAGAGAAAGAAGATCTGATTGTCGATTCTTATGTAAAGTGGAGAATTGAAGACTTCGAACGTTACTACTTGTCAACTGGCGGCGATAGATTCCAAGCAGAGAGTCTATTGAAGCAGAAGGTGAACAACGGGCTACGTTCTGAGTTCGGTTCTCGCACGATTCAACAGATAGTCTCTGGGGAACGTAGTGAATTGATGGACGGTGCAATGGAACAAGCGTCTGGCAGCTCCGACGAGTTGGGTATAAAGATTGTTGATGTTCGAGTGAAGCAAATTAACTTGCCGACAGAAATCAGTGAGTCAATATTCAACCGGATGCGTTCAGAGCGTGCCGCAGCCGCCAGAGAATATCGCTCTGAGGGTAAAGAGCAAGGCGAAATCATTCGTGCCAACATTGATGCAAAAGTAACCATCATGCTAGCCGACGCCGAGCGAAATGCACGACAGTTGCGCGGTGAAGGTGCTGCATTATCAGCTAAAATTTACGCTGATACTTTTTCAAAAGATCCTGAGTTTTACTCATTTTTGAGAAGTATGGACGCCTACAGAAATTCGTTTAACAGCAAGCAAGACGTAATTGTGCTTGAGCCAGACAGTGAGTTCTTTAATTACTTGAACTCTCAGTCGGGCAAAAAGAAATAA
- the hflK gene encoding FtsH protease activity modulator HflK, which yields MAWNEPGGDKNDPWKNRGGKEQGPPDLDEVLKNLFGKFSKAGGSGGGSGKSYTGMGIGLLAAIIVVVWGLSGFYTIKEAERGVILRFGENTGELAMPGLSWKMTFIDEIIPVNVQNISSLGSAGAMLTEDENMVRVEMEMQYRIADPYLWKFSVTDPETSLSQALDSAIRYVVGHMRMDDILTDGRETARQRVREELDSIVKAYNIGVSVIDMNFKDARPPAEVKAAFDDAIAAQEDEVRFIREAEAYAREIEPRARGQVNRMNEEAQAFKERSILEAQGEVARFEELLPQYLAAPVVTRQRIYLETMEEVYSSTSKIIVDTEGGGNMMYLPLDKIMERQNSQTQAQRDQQRNTLEGLRNSPATEELLNRTQDSNTRSSNRQGRN from the coding sequence ATGGCTTGGAATGAGCCGGGTGGTGATAAAAACGACCCTTGGAAAAATCGCGGCGGTAAAGAGCAAGGTCCACCAGACCTTGACGAAGTACTGAAAAATTTATTTGGCAAGTTTAGCAAGGCTGGCGGAAGTGGCGGTGGTAGCGGTAAAAGCTATACCGGCATGGGCATAGGCTTGCTTGCTGCTATCATCGTTGTTGTTTGGGGCTTAAGTGGGTTTTATACCATTAAAGAAGCTGAGCGAGGCGTGATATTAAGATTTGGTGAAAATACGGGCGAGTTAGCAATGCCTGGTTTGAGCTGGAAAATGACGTTTATTGACGAAATCATTCCGGTTAACGTGCAAAATATCAGCTCATTAGGTTCAGCTGGTGCAATGTTAACCGAAGACGAAAACATGGTCCGCGTTGAAATGGAAATGCAATATCGTATTGCTGACCCATATTTGTGGAAATTCTCGGTTACAGACCCAGAAACGAGTTTGAGCCAAGCGCTCGACAGTGCTATTCGCTACGTTGTTGGTCACATGAGAATGGATGACATTCTAACTGACGGTCGTGAGACGGCGAGACAGCGCGTTCGTGAAGAGCTAGACAGTATTGTTAAAGCTTACAACATTGGGGTCTCGGTTATCGACATGAACTTCAAAGATGCTCGTCCTCCAGCAGAAGTTAAAGCAGCGTTCGACGATGCTATCGCGGCTCAGGAAGATGAAGTGCGATTCATCCGTGAAGCTGAGGCTTATGCAAGAGAAATTGAGCCTAGAGCACGTGGTCAAGTTAACCGTATGAACGAAGAAGCGCAGGCTTTCAAAGAGCGTTCGATATTGGAAGCTCAAGGTGAAGTTGCTCGTTTCGAAGAGCTGTTGCCGCAATACTTAGCAGCACCAGTAGTGACAAGACAGCGTATTTATCTTGAGACAATGGAAGAAGTCTATTCTAGTACAAGTAAAATCATCGTTGATACAGAGGGTGGCGGCAACATGATGTACTTACCTTTGGATAAGATTATGGAGCGTCAAAATTCGCAAACTCAAGCTCAGCGTGATCAGCAGAGAAATACCTTAGAAGGTTTGCGTAACTCGCCGGCAACCGAAGAGTTGTTAAACAGAACGCAAGACAGCAATACACGCAGTAGCAATAGACAGGGGAGAAACTAG
- the hflX gene encoding ribosome rescue GTPase HflX — translation MFDRYEAGEQAVLVHVDFSDESNKEDVNELQMLVSSAGVKTASVLTTSRRAPHAKYFVGSGKAQEIADTVQAVGADVVIFNHQLTPSQERNLEALICCRVLDRTSLILDIFAQRARTHEGKLQVELAQLRHLSTRLIRGWTHLERQKGGIGLRGPGETQLETDRRLLRARVKGILKRLEKVKKQREQGRRSRKRAEIPTVSLVGYTNAGKSTLFNTITDAGVYAADQLFATLDPTLRKIELPEVGHAILADTVGFIRHLPHDLVAAFKATLQETQEADILLHVIDYADDKYLEYIDQVNDVLDEIDAGDVPQLIVCNKIDRLEGVEPKIDRDDTGRPIRVWVSAQDGLGIDLLRSALTECLHKAMVEYQLKVPANEGRLRGMLYNLNCIAQQSYSDDGDWLVDIKMLESDWNKMNKQLENRLTNYIL, via the coding sequence TTGTTTGATCGTTACGAAGCCGGTGAACAGGCTGTTTTAGTTCACGTTGATTTCTCTGATGAAAGCAATAAGGAAGACGTAAACGAATTGCAAATGCTAGTGAGTTCTGCGGGTGTTAAAACAGCATCCGTGCTCACCACATCTCGTCGTGCTCCCCATGCAAAGTATTTTGTGGGGAGTGGTAAGGCGCAAGAAATAGCCGATACTGTGCAAGCTGTTGGCGCAGATGTTGTCATTTTCAATCACCAGCTAACTCCCTCGCAAGAACGTAATCTCGAAGCACTTATCTGCTGTCGAGTTCTCGACCGTACCAGCCTTATACTCGATATTTTTGCTCAACGAGCAAGAACGCACGAAGGGAAGCTGCAGGTTGAATTGGCTCAATTGCGCCATTTGTCGACGCGACTTATTCGCGGATGGACACATTTGGAAAGGCAAAAAGGCGGCATTGGTTTGCGCGGTCCAGGCGAAACACAGTTAGAGACCGACAGACGCTTACTGCGGGCGAGAGTGAAAGGCATTCTGAAACGTCTTGAAAAAGTAAAGAAGCAGCGCGAGCAAGGACGTCGTTCCAGAAAACGGGCTGAAATTCCAACGGTTTCGCTGGTTGGATACACCAACGCTGGTAAGTCAACCTTGTTTAATACGATTACCGACGCGGGAGTTTATGCAGCAGACCAATTGTTTGCTACACTCGACCCCACATTGCGGAAAATTGAATTACCAGAGGTTGGTCATGCGATTTTGGCAGACACGGTTGGTTTTATTCGCCATTTGCCACATGACTTGGTTGCTGCATTCAAAGCAACACTGCAAGAAACACAAGAAGCCGATATTTTATTACATGTGATAGATTACGCTGACGATAAGTATCTGGAATATATCGATCAAGTAAACGATGTATTAGATGAGATTGATGCAGGCGATGTACCTCAGCTTATTGTTTGCAACAAAATAGACAGATTAGAGGGCGTTGAACCCAAGATTGATCGAGATGATACAGGCCGACCTATTCGAGTTTGGGTTTCAGCTCAAGATGGTTTAGGTATTGATTTATTAAGAAGTGCCCTCACTGAATGTCTACACAAGGCAATGGTTGAGTATCAATTAAAAGTTCCAGCAAATGAAGGCAGGCTGCGCGGAATGCTCTATAATCTAAATTGTATTGCACAGCAAAGCTATTCAGATGACGGAGATTGGCTGGTTGATATCAAAATGTTAGAGAGCGATTGGAACAAAATGAATAAACAATTAGAGAATCGACTCACTAATTACATTTTGTGA
- the hfq gene encoding RNA chaperone Hfq: MAKGQSLQDPFLNALRKERIPVSIYLVNGIKLQGQVESFDQFVILLKNTVSQMVYKHAISTVVPARAIVMPTQGDGDGE; encoded by the coding sequence ATGGCTAAAGGTCAATCACTTCAAGACCCCTTCTTAAATGCTTTAAGAAAAGAACGTATCCCAGTATCAATCTATCTAGTAAATGGTATTAAATTACAAGGTCAGGTCGAGTCTTTCGATCAATTTGTTATCCTATTGAAAAATACAGTAAGCCAGATGGTATACAAGCACGCAATCTCAACGGTTGTGCCTGCTCGAGCAATTGTTATGCCTACTCAAGGCGACGGCGACGGCGAGTAA
- the miaA gene encoding tRNA (adenosine(37)-N6)-dimethylallyltransferase MiaA, translating to MNHSSEAQPSERLPQVITIMGPTASGKTALAIELAKAIDGEIISVDSALIYQGMDIGTAKPSAEEQAGIKHWLIDIVEPQNGYSVAEFCQDAIVCIEDILRRGKVPILTGGTMMYFNGLIKGLSSLPVADEKTRAQIQLFIKEHGLQAAHKQLSDIDPESGLRINENDPQRIVRALEVHALTGKTMTALQAIKPDPLPYEFMQFSLMPNDRALLHERIALRFDLMLQHNFEEEVKKLRQNTALHIDLPAIRSVGYRQMWQYLDGECQFDEMREKGIIATRQLAKRQITWLRGWEGAISLETGNPENVALILQYIR from the coding sequence ATGAATCATTCTTCAGAGGCACAACCAAGCGAACGACTCCCGCAAGTGATTACAATTATGGGGCCGACCGCTTCTGGCAAAACGGCACTAGCAATTGAGTTAGCGAAAGCGATTGATGGCGAAATAATTAGCGTTGATTCCGCCCTTATTTACCAAGGGATGGATATTGGTACCGCTAAACCTAGTGCAGAAGAACAAGCAGGCATTAAACATTGGCTGATTGATATTGTTGAACCACAAAATGGATATTCTGTGGCAGAGTTTTGTCAAGACGCAATCGTGTGTATTGAAGACATTCTGCGGCGGGGGAAAGTCCCGATATTGACTGGTGGCACAATGATGTACTTCAACGGCCTGATAAAAGGATTGTCTAGCTTGCCAGTTGCCGATGAAAAAACGCGAGCGCAAATACAACTGTTTATTAAAGAGCATGGATTGCAAGCTGCACATAAACAGCTTAGTGATATTGATCCTGAAAGTGGCTTGCGTATAAATGAAAACGATCCGCAGCGCATTGTGCGCGCGCTCGAGGTTCATGCGCTGACCGGTAAGACAATGACGGCGTTGCAAGCCATTAAACCAGACCCTTTACCTTACGAATTCATGCAGTTTAGCTTGATGCCGAACGATCGCGCTTTGCTGCATGAACGCATTGCATTGCGCTTTGATTTAATGTTGCAGCATAACTTTGAAGAAGAAGTAAAAAAATTACGTCAAAATACAGCGTTGCACATAGATTTGCCTGCGATCCGCAGCGTGGGATATCGCCAGATGTGGCAGTACTTAGACGGCGAGTGTCAATTCGATGAAATGCGTGAAAAAGGAATTATAGCAACAAGGCAATTAGCTAAGCGTCAAATTACTTGGTTAAGAGGCTGGGAAGGCGCGATTTCACTGGAAACCGGTAATCCAGAAAACGTCGCGTTGATTTTGCAATACATTCGGTAA